Proteins from one Nicotiana tabacum cultivar K326 chromosome 23, ASM71507v2, whole genome shotgun sequence genomic window:
- the LOC107829012 gene encoding B3 domain-containing protein Os03g0120900-like, producing MDTPPTVNHCEGDTDEHHHSHHHNLVDLGVGATANSMALIEREHMFDKVVTPSDVGKLNRLVIPKQHAEKYFPLDSSSNEKGLLLNFEDTNGKPWRFRYSYWNSSQSYVMTKGWSRFVKEKKLDAGDIVSFQRGVGELGKNRLFIDWRRRPDAPTDHLHTHFMTHVPLSQHFSNNFQYRSNINHQYPAAWNHPLFLQPDHSPLHSRPAGSMSYQQQYSYSAYGIGNSLNYYDTTSNFNNMASSRIVVNGNPCPSGSVVYLRTGSVAQVPQQEVGLMKQMQRGSSSSSIVGEGSDRLVEPMVFDSVPVVQGKAAPKRLRLFGVNMDCPVSDSDESCDMSSSSSSLPTTTYSHTPQFSTSTPSLQFRTFNNYDDAKPLQTAPTDEESSGKGKESMSLDLEI from the coding sequence ATGGATACTCCCCCTACCGTAAATCATTGTGAGGGCGACACTGATGAACATCATCATAGTCATCATCACAACCTTGTGGATCTTGGGGTTGGTGCAACTGCTAATTCCATGGCGCTGATTGAGAGAGAACACATGTTCGATAAGGTAGTCACTCCCAGTGACGTCGGCAAGCTCAATCGGTTAGTCATCCCCAAACAGCACGCCGAGAAGTATTTCCCTCTTGATTCCTCCTCCAACGAGAAAGGCCTCCTCCTCAATTTCGAAGACACAAACGGAAAGCCCTGGCGGTTCAGATATTCCTACTGGAATAGCAGCCAAAGCTATGTCATGACCAAAGGTTGGAGCCGCTTTGTCAAGGAGAAGAAGCTCGATGCTGGGGATATTGTCTCTTTTCAGCGCGGAGTAGGTGAATTAGGCAAAAATCGTCTCTTCATCGACTGGAGGCGCCGTCCAGATGCCCCGACCGACCATCTCCACACCCACTTCATGACTCATGTGCCGCTTTCACAACATTTCTCTAATAATTTCCAGTACCGCTCCAATATTAATCATCAATACCCAGCTGCTTGGAATCATCCGCTCTTTTTGCAGCCAGACCATTCACCTTTACATTCCCGTCCTGCCGGCAGCATGTCTTATCAGCAGCAATATAGCTACAGCGCCTATGGAATTGGGAACAGTCTTAATTACTACGATACAACTAGTAATTTCAACAACATGGCTAGCAGTAGAATCGTGGTAAATGGAAACCCTTGTCCGAGCGGGTCAGTAGTTTATCTCAGAACGGGATCAGTTGCCCAAGTCCCACAACAGGAGGTTGGATTAATGAAGCAAATGCAAAGaggtagcagtagtagtagtattgTTGGTGAAGGGAGTGATAGGCTTGTGGAGCCAATGGTGTTCGACTCGGTACCGGTTGTCCAAGGCAAGGCAGCACCAAAGCGACTCAGGCTGTTCGGCGTGAATATGGACTGTCCCGTCTCAGACTCGGATGAATCATGTGACATGTCCTCCTCATCCTCCTCCTTGCCTACAACAACTTATTCTCATACTCCCCAATTTTCAACCTCAACTCCTTCGCTCCAATTTAGGACTTTTAACAACTATGATGATGCCAAGCCGCTTCAAACAGCACCCACCGACGAAGAATCGTCCGGCAAAGGCAAGGAATCCATGTCCTTGGATTTGGAAATTTGA